The following are from one region of the Treponema denticola genome:
- the miaB gene encoding tRNA (N6-isopentenyl adenosine(37)-C2)-methylthiotransferase MiaB, protein MTYFFETYGCQMNQAESSSMEQILLEKGWTNSSDAEHCDLLIINTCSVRITAENRVLGRLGHFSGLKKKRKFFVLLIGCMAERLYTEIQKEFPLIDYVVGMFERNLLPQIFDEIKARLKDDNYMAEFTHNNIEEKPVSGYYFAPLSHSPKSFQSYVPIMNGCNNFCTYCIVPYVRGREVSRPVNEILQEITELSSRGVREITLLGQNVNSYKGEDGEGRVIDFPKLLSLIAREADKTDMIRWIRFMSSHPKDMSDALIDTIAAEKRVCKLVHLPVQHGSDTILKRMNRVYTVEHYKNRIKRLKETIPDIALSTDILIGFPGETEDDVKATLDLMQEIEFDSAFMYHYNPREGTKAFNYPDRISEEIKIERLGRVIDLQLKITAKKMKAKLGKTVDILVESHSRNERSELFGHTEQGEMTVIQGNPPESLIGNFAHAELKELKGKTFRANLIR, encoded by the coding sequence ATGACATACTTTTTTGAAACATACGGCTGTCAGATGAATCAGGCTGAATCCTCATCAATGGAACAGATTCTGCTCGAAAAGGGCTGGACGAATTCCTCCGATGCCGAACACTGCGATTTACTTATAATAAATACTTGTTCCGTACGCATAACTGCCGAAAACAGGGTTCTGGGAAGACTGGGACATTTTTCGGGCTTGAAAAAAAAGCGTAAATTTTTTGTGCTTTTAATAGGATGCATGGCTGAAAGGCTTTATACCGAAATACAAAAAGAATTTCCGCTCATCGATTATGTTGTCGGAATGTTTGAACGCAATCTTCTTCCTCAAATTTTTGATGAAATTAAAGCCCGCCTTAAAGATGATAATTATATGGCGGAGTTTACTCATAACAATATCGAAGAAAAACCCGTATCGGGTTATTATTTCGCACCTCTTTCTCATTCGCCGAAGTCCTTTCAAAGCTATGTGCCCATTATGAACGGCTGCAATAATTTTTGTACTTATTGTATTGTGCCCTATGTTCGGGGCAGGGAAGTTTCTCGTCCCGTAAATGAAATATTGCAAGAAATTACCGAGCTTTCATCAAGGGGGGTGAGGGAAATTACCTTGCTCGGCCAAAATGTAAATTCCTATAAAGGAGAAGACGGGGAGGGGAGAGTAATCGATTTTCCAAAACTTTTAAGTCTTATAGCGAGAGAAGCGGATAAAACCGATATGATAAGATGGATACGCTTTATGTCGAGTCATCCTAAGGATATGTCCGATGCCTTAATCGACACAATCGCTGCAGAAAAAAGAGTCTGCAAACTTGTTCATCTTCCGGTTCAGCATGGCTCCGATACAATTTTAAAAAGAATGAACAGGGTTTACACGGTTGAACATTATAAGAACAGAATAAAACGCCTAAAAGAAACCATACCCGATATTGCCTTGAGTACCGATATTTTGATTGGCTTCCCCGGTGAAACCGAAGATGATGTGAAGGCTACATTGGATTTGATGCAGGAAATAGAATTCGATTCAGCCTTTATGTATCATTATAATCCGCGAGAAGGAACAAAGGCTTTTAATTATCCTGACAGGATTTCTGAAGAAATAAAAATAGAAAGATTGGGCCGTGTAATCGACTTACAGCTAAAAATTACGGCAAAAAAAATGAAGGCTAAGCTCGGTAAAACGGTAGATATTTTGGTTGAATCCCATTCAAGGAATGAAAGGTCTGAACTTTTCGGGCACACCGAACAAGGAGAGATGACCGTAATTCAGGGCAATCCTCCCGAATCCTTAATCGGAAATTTTGCCCATGCAGAATTAAAAGAGCTAAAAGGAAAAACATTTAGAGCAAATCTTATCAGATAA